CAAGAACCATGGTCAAAGGGTGCAGCTCTGGCACTGGAGTGTTTTGTGCCAAGAGAGGCGGGAGAGTTTTATGATTTCCCTGTTGTTTACTTTGGTTATGTACCCAAAGGCTATATCTGGTCGTTTCCGGGGAATGAAGTTCAGTGTGTGGGTGTATGTTCTGAGCAAGTGAGAGAGGGACGTAAACTGAAGGAAGTACTTAGAACCTTTGGCCACAAGGCTGGCCTTGACCGGGAAAGTATGGAAAATATCAAAGCCCATGCTTTGCCTTATGGGAACTATGAGAAAAAGCCCGGTTATAAAAATATTTTGCTTGTTGGTGATGCAGCTGGTTTTGCCGATCCTTTGCTAGGAGAAGGTATTTTTTATGCCCATAAAAGTGCCTTGCTCGCTTGCCAGGCCATAAAATCCACGTTTGGACATCCGGAGAGGGCAGCCGGTGAATATACTCGCTTGGTATGGGAGATTATCCTGGAAATGGACTATGCTCGTTTCTGGAAGGAAGTCACCTTTAAGTTGTTTCGCCTGAATAATTATCGCTTGCTGGAAATTGTTTTCGCAAAATTTTCCACAAGGCTGGTCGAGACCGTCCATGGTCTGCGTTCTTTTAAATGGCTTAGGCCCAAGAAATGGAGTTCTTCTTTATAGACTTGAATTTAGCGTAAAAATAGCTCATAGCTCATGCCGTGTGGCGAGAACCGGGATCAATCGTTTAACTGCCAGTTTAAGCTATGGACAGACTTTCAACTGTGAGAGCGTTTAGCTCCTTGCATGGAAGTTTGGAAATCTTTTTTACCCATTAGATTTGACAAGTTAGCCATCGACTAACTCAACTAGCTAACAAAGGGAGAATAAGATTGGCCGTTGATTTGAGACGCAACCGGGAGCGGATGGTTAGAGAGCAAATAGAGGCCCGAGGCATTAAGGCTCCCGAGGTGCTTAGGGCCATGCGTACAGTACCCAGGCATTTGTTTGTGGACGAGGCCCTGCAGGCCCAGGCTTATGGAGACCATGCTCTCCCCATCGGTCATGGCCAGACTATTTCTCAGCCATATATCGTGGCTGTAATGACTGCTCTTTTGCAGGTAAAACCGGGCATGACTGTGCTGGAAATTGGAACTGGCTCCGGGTATCAGGCAGCAATTCTTTCAGAAATTGGGGCGGAAGTATATACTGTAGAAAGGGTAAGGCCATTATACCTGGCAGCCACCAAGAGGTTTAGGGACTTACGTTATTATAATATCCGGACAAAGCTTGATGATGGGACTTTGGGCTGGCCGGAAAAGGCACCTTTTGACCGGATATTGGTCACGGCAGGTGGCCCGGAAGTACCAGAACCACTTTTAGACCAGTTGGCTGATCCGGGGATTATGGTTATTCCTGTTGGTCAGAGCAAAAGGAGCCAGACATTGGTGCGGGTGATCAAGGAAAATGGCCAGATCAAAAAGGAGAATAGAGGGGCCGTTATGTTCGTGGACTTGGTGGGGAAACATGGGTGGTAGAGACGGCTGCAAAAAGTGGCGCTTTCGCTGTTTTTGCAGTTTTGCATGATTTTTGAGCTCAGAGCTTTGACCTGCTTCAATATGTTGGCTTGTGATAAAAAATCAGCTTCGGAGGATAGGTGAAATTTTTTCAATCCTGGCTGGATAAATTGTGGGAGCTTTCCTCGACCAAGGGTGCGGAAAAAGTTTTAATGGGGGTATCGTTTACTGAGGCTATTTTTTTTCCTATCCCTCCTGATCTTTTGCTTATACCGATAGGTCTGGCCAAGCGGGAGAAATGTTTCAGGTTAGCCTTTATCTGCCTGTCAGCCTCGCTAGTGGGTGGTATTGTAGGCTATGTTTTAGGCTATTATTTCATGCAGGTCATTGGCTTCCCAATAATTAAATTTTATGGCTTAATTGACAAATATGCACTTATCCAGACCTGGTACGAGCAATATAGTGCCTGGGCCGTGGCAATTGCAGGCCTGACACCAATCCCCTATAAACTCTGTACGCTCACTGCAGGGGCCTTTAAAATCAACTGGTTTATTTTTGTCTTGGCTTCTACTTTGAGCCGGGGAGTTAGATTTTATGCTATTGCCGGACTAATATATTGGCAGGGTGACCGGGCCAGGTATTTTTTGGAAAAGAGGTTTGACCTTATTTTAACCTTGACTATTTTTTTAGTTATCTTAGGTTTTTTTATTATTAAGTTTATTTAATTAAATTTATGCCACGTGCGAAAGCCAGTTTATGGTTGACAGCTTGTCATCCATGAAAGATAGTGGACCAATTTTTGGCTACGAGCTATAAGTCACGAGCTACCGAGTATATAAAATTTATAAAGGGGTGAGATTATGGCAAAAAAATCGAGTTGCGCATCATGTTCTAGTTCGGGGAAAAAAGAGAAGAGTGCATCTATGGCACTTCAGGACCAACTCATTTCATCTACTTTAGCCAAGATTAAATATAAAATTTTTGTTATGAGCGGAAAAGGCGGGGTTGGGAAAAGCTCTATTGCCACTAATTTGGCAGCGGCGTTAGCT
The Desulfovulcanus ferrireducens genome window above contains:
- a CDS encoding NAD(P)/FAD-dependent oxidoreductase; the protein is MDGKKNYDVVIVGAGPAGATAGIVLAREGMRVLVLDRETFPRDKLCAGLITFKTQELVSGLINQNITQLQANGVIHYQSQAYGLGNKKGLFYQGRMEHPFYFVKRSAYDYFLFKKLKQSGAAVLTGKKVLTIDFNRSQVITACGQTFQARFIVGADGAMSRVRNALSGLNIVQEPWSKGAALALECFVPREAGEFYDFPVVYFGYVPKGYIWSFPGNEVQCVGVCSEQVREGRKLKEVLRTFGHKAGLDRESMENIKAHALPYGNYEKKPGYKNILLVGDAAGFADPLLGEGIFYAHKSALLACQAIKSTFGHPERAAGEYTRLVWEIILEMDYARFWKEVTFKLFRLNNYRLLEIVFAKFSTRLVETVHGLRSFKWLRPKKWSSSL
- a CDS encoding protein-L-isoaspartate(D-aspartate) O-methyltransferase; protein product: MAVDLRRNRERMVREQIEARGIKAPEVLRAMRTVPRHLFVDEALQAQAYGDHALPIGHGQTISQPYIVAVMTALLQVKPGMTVLEIGTGSGYQAAILSEIGAEVYTVERVRPLYLAATKRFRDLRYYNIRTKLDDGTLGWPEKAPFDRILVTAGGPEVPEPLLDQLADPGIMVIPVGQSKRSQTLVRVIKENGQIKKENRGAVMFVDLVGKHGW
- a CDS encoding YqaA family protein, which gives rise to MKFFQSWLDKLWELSSTKGAEKVLMGVSFTEAIFFPIPPDLLLIPIGLAKREKCFRLAFICLSASLVGGIVGYVLGYYFMQVIGFPIIKFYGLIDKYALIQTWYEQYSAWAVAIAGLTPIPYKLCTLTAGAFKINWFIFVLASTLSRGVRFYAIAGLIYWQGDRARYFLEKRFDLILTLTIFLVILGFFIIKFI